Proteins from a genomic interval of Arachis hypogaea cultivar Tifrunner chromosome 10, arahy.Tifrunner.gnm2.J5K5, whole genome shotgun sequence:
- the LOC112715346 gene encoding cytosolic endo-beta-N-acetylglucosaminidase 1, whose protein sequence is MQHQNSKPKGQGWCWMMIMIPRLLRVYINRRILITIRNIIRFILTTLQTLYLFVTMSKPSSSDPLQPPLFDPKQPSVPISYPIKTLEDLKTRSYFNSFHYPFNIALLPMSHHAASSSSSSSSSSLPNRRRLLVCHDMAGGYLDDKWVQGGTNPDAYAIWHWHLIDVFVYFSHSLVTIPPPCWTNTAHRHGVKVLGTFIIEWDEGRAACDVLLSTKESAQMYAERLVELAVTLGFDGWLIKMEVNLDRGQIPNLKEFVDHLSSLMHSSVPGSVVLWYDSVTVDGDLNWQDQLNYYNKPFFDICDGIFVNYTWKENYPSLSAAVASDRRFDVYMGIDVFGRNTYGGGQWNVNVALDVLRKDDVSAAIFAPGWVYETKQPPDFETANNSWWDLVEKSWGVLRKHPGVLPFYTNFDQGRGYHISMDGDLVSDATWCNISCQGFQPHLNFADSTNPIQVFTDLKGSSYSGGGNITFKGSLEEHAHFEKKIFETEFVLSELPIHLTYSVKSDGNSSLGLKLAFTSTTNKREYILLASQPLNNFSGNFSKAIMTDGNKGPSPGWVINQGTIAMNGYTLAEIHAVCYRCDSPTNKLRWLYSSDSSDSTSASTSDYFAILGHISIQTLEYKSDFPVASSWQVDTKYMKWTPGPQGSKILSLQISWELKDGKNHQFRSYNVYLVKSSKQEGTSSRLEHVKEYLGVAQAKCYYVSELKVPSGTYSLKFIIQVCGDDGTLQELDESPYYELAVEGPQISITM, encoded by the exons ATGCAGCATCAAAATTCGAAACCAAAAGGCCAGGGTTGGTGTTGGATGATGATTATGATTCCTCGACTTCTCCGAGTCTATATAAACCGCCGAATCTTAATCACTATCCGAAACATCATTCGCTTCATTCTCACCACACTCCAAACCCTCTACCTCTTCGTCACCATGTCCAAACCTTCTTCCTCTGATCCTCTGCAACCACCACTCTTCGATCCCAAGCAACCTTCAGTACCAATTTCATACCCAATCAAAACCCTAGAGGATCTCAAAACTCGCTCCTACTTCAATTCCTTTCACTACCCTTTTAACATTGCTTTGCTTCCAATGTCACATCATGccgcttcatcatcatcatcatcatcatcatcatcattgcctAATAGGAGAAGATTGTTGGTGTGTCATGACATGGCAG GCGGGTACTTAGATGACAAGTGGGTTCAAGGGGGGACCAACCCTGATGCTTATGCAATCTGGCATTGGCATTTGATCGATGTTTTTGTCTACTTTTCACACAGTTTGGTTACTATTCCTCCTCCTTGTTGGACTAACACTGCTCATCGTCACGGAGTTAAG GTGCTGGGTACTTTCATCATCGAATGGGATGAGGGAAGAGCTGCCTGTGATGTGCTGCTTTCAACAAAGGAGTCTGCTCAAATGTATGCAGAACGTCTGGTGGAGCTTGCTGTTACTTTAGGCTTCGATGGCTGGCTA ATAAAAATGGAGGTAAATTTGGACCGAGGACAAATTCCTAACTTAAAAGAGTTTGTAGATCATTTATCGTCATTGATGCATTCATCTGTTCCTGGATCGGTAGTGCTTTG GTATGACAGTGTTACAGTTGATGGTGATCTGAATTGGCAAGACCAACTAAACTATTACAATAAGCCTTTCTTTGACATATGTGATGGGATATTTGTTAACTATACATGGAAG GAAAACTATCCAAGCCTCTCTGCTGCCGTTGCAAGTGATCGGAGGTTTGATGTGTACATGGGAATAGATGTATTTGGAAGGAACACATATGGTGGTGGACAGTGGAAT GTAAATGTTGCTCTCGACGTACTAAGAAAGGATGATGTATCCGCTGCTATATTTGCTCCTGGATGGGTCTATGAAACAAAACAACCACCAGATTTTGAGACTGCTAATAACAG TTGGTGGGATCTTGTGGAAAAGTCATGGGGAGTATTGCGTAAGCATCCTGGAGTATTACCGTTCTACACAAATTTTGATCAG GGACGCGGTTATCATATTTCAATGGACGGAGACCTTGTGTCGGATGCTACTTGGTGCAACATTTCTTGCCAAGGCTTTCAG CCGCATCTCAATTTTGCTGACTCTACAAATCCTATTCAAGTTTTTACAGA CCTGAAGGGATCATCTTATAGTGGAGGAGGGAACATTACATTCAAAGGATCTCTTGAAGAGCATGCTCACTTTGAGAAGAAAATCTTTGAAACGGAGTTTGTTTTGAGCGAGTTGCCCATCCACTTAACTTATTCT GTGAAATCTGATGGCAATTCTTCGCTGGGACTTAAGCTTGCATTCACTTCCACCACCAACAAAAGAGAGTATATACTTCTTGCATCGCAACCGTTGAACAATTTCTCTGGAAATTTCAGCAAAGCAATCATGACAGATGGAAATAAAGGACCTTCACCTGGATGGGTTATAAATCAAGGTACGATCGCAATGAACGGATACACACTAGCGGAAATCCATGCAGTGTGCTATAGATGCGATTCTCCGACGAATAAGTTGAGATGGTTATACAGTTCAGATAGCAGCGATAGTACTTCGGCTTCTACGTCAGATTATTTCGCAATCCTTGGTCATATCTCAATCCAGACATTAGAATACAAGTCAGATTTTCCTGTGGCTTCTTCGTGGCAAGTCGACACCAAATACATGAAATGGACGCCAGGTCCTCAGGGCTCAAAGATCCTTAGTCTTCAAATTTCTTGGGAACTGAAAGACGGAAAGAACCATCAATTCAGAAGCTACAATGTTTATTTGGTGAAATCGTCAAAACAAGAAGGTACAAGTTCAAGATTGGAACATGTGAAGGAGTACCTTGGAGTGGCACAAGCAAAATGTTACTATGTTTCTGAGCTTAAAGTTCCTTCTGGAACTTATAGCCTCAAATTTATAATACAAGTGTGTGGTGATGATGGAACATTGCAGGAATTGGATGAGTCTCCATATTATGAATTGGCGGTTGAAGGTCCTCAAATTAGTATTACAATGTAA